Proteins from one Sylvia atricapilla isolate bSylAtr1 chromosome 1, bSylAtr1.pri, whole genome shotgun sequence genomic window:
- the CIDEA gene encoding lipid transferase CIDEA produces the protein MAMEMARDYVGSLLRSFISMGASVGAVTKQTLFPPLMPAGRPFRVSNASRSSRKGIVASSLQELLSKTLDAFVITAGIVTLVLEEDGTVVDTEEFFKSLDDNTHFMVLENGQKWTPTKNGVVAVRKKKKMGVANITFDLYKLNPKDFIGCLNIKATFYEIYSISYDIKCMGAKSVLRKALQLISHAAQITGQFLLYTGTYMLQLMGEYDEDDMCPRSRRE, from the exons ATGGCCATGGAGATGGCTCGGGATTACGTGGGATCGCTGCTGCG ATCTTTCATATCCATGGGAGCATCTGTAGGAGCAGTAACCAAACAGACCCTGTTCCCTCCTCTCATGCCTGCAGGGCGCCCTTTCCGTGTGTCCAATGCCTCCCGAAGCAGCCGGAAAGGAATTGTTGCAAGCAGCCTGCAAGAGCTCCTCAGCAAG actttagATGCCTTCGTTATAACTGCTGGAATAGTTACTCTGGTTTTGGAGGAAGATGGCACAGTTGTGGACACAGAAGAGTTCTTCAAGTCCCTGGATGATAATACACACTTCATGGTTCTAGAAAATGGACAGAAATGGACACCA aCAAAAAATGGAGTTGTTGCtgtgagaaagaagaagaaaatgggagTAGCTAACATCACATTTGATCTGTACAAACTGAACCCTAAGGATTTTATTGGCTGCTTAAACATCAAGGCAACCTTCTATGAGATCTACTCCATCTCATATGACATCAAATGCATGGGAGCAAAAAGCGTATTGCG gaaagcgCTTCAGCTAATATCCCATGCAGCACAAATAACTGGACAGTTTCTTCTCTACACTGGAACGTATATGTTGCAGTTGATGGGTGAATATGATGAAGATGACATGTGCCCAAGATCCAGGCGGGAGTAG